ttattcttttcgccagaacactggtcccagctcggttcaggtggagaccatcccaacggtataggtcccccctgtcccaaaactgatgccagtgtcccatgaaaaggaacccctctttcccacaccactctttcagccaggtgttaacttcccttattcttgcctccctatgccaatttgcacgtggctcgggcagtaatccggagattatgacccttgaggacctgttttttaatttgaatcctagctctttataatctctaaacaggtcctctttcctagacttgcctatgttgttggtaccgacatggaccacaacaactggatcctccccctccagtatcctttcaagccggtcagagatgtcccgcaccctagcaccgggcaggcaatataccatgcgggactctttatcctgctcacaaaggatactatctatccccctgataatagaatcccctacaacgacaacttgcctatttactccctccccttgaatggcctgctgaaccatggtgccttggtcagctggctcatccttcctgcagccctgttcgccatccacacagggagcaagtgcctcatacctgttggacagagtcaagggctgaggctcctgagttcctgactgctggttccctttacctgcctgacttgcagtcacaccctgctgtccctggccactggcaggatttaaactacttactctgacaggtgtgactgcctcctgaaacacagtgtccaggtaagtctccccatcccggatgtgcctcagtgtttgaagctcagactccagctcatcaactctgagccggagctctttgagcagccaacacttactgcagatgtggtcgctgcagctcgcaatgggatctgccagctcccacatcaagcagctcaagcacatcacctgaccagccatcactaattaattaattagtttaatttaagtttatgagtttagctgtgtttttttaaaatttggggcagatttgctatcaaccactcagatcacagcttccctctgacgtcacttttggggaataaaatggaaaacaggaagtttccgttaggtttttatactcagactgctcctcctcctccgaacggctcccgaaattaggcccgaagaaagagagagaacaaaacagtcgggaaaaagcaccttctcccactcttcaccaaattacctcaccaccaaattaccaaattctcactcggtctgtatctctctcactcaggctgtgtgtccttgacctgcgcaatgcagtCATCCAGCCAGCTGACACTTCAGCGAGTTCACacaagggagaggccattcacctgccccaagtgagggaagagattcacacagtcatccaacctgataagacaccagcaaattcacaagtAATTACAGTGAGTGGACAATCTGATCagatgcctctgctgcttccctcccttccaccgggccaaactgtctctaaaaaTCCCCCTCGCCTGAGTGTGAACTCAGATCTACCTCCAGTTTCTCTCCTATCTCCTGTCATGTTCTGTTCAATCTAATCTTGTTTATGAGACCTGAGCTCTGCTCCCTTGACCCTATTCTCACTAAACCATTGACATTCCAACTTCCTCACTTAACTGATATTGttcacagttctctctctcttctggTTTTGCCGGGGAGGGTTCCTAAACACCTGGTGAATGCCTCAAACCCTGAATATAAATCTGTGGGTCCCTCTTTTGCAGCTCTGGGCTTTATCCCCCCAAAAGCCCAAGATTAACTGCTGATTTAATGGGGAAAGAGCGTTTGCGCCGGGTTTTGGAGATGTAAAATATGGTGGGCGCGGCTTCAGCGCCTGTTCCCACCCGGGTCCTAGCGCCTGACAAAAACATCACTTTAATTCTCTTCCCACTCGTGGTTAATTaaagcagactttcatctgtttccatagcgagTAATTCCTGGAACTGGTCACTCGTCTGTTACCAGGGATTTATAACTTGAGAGGCTCCCACAAAACACGTGGCTGACCAggactctctcccactcttaccgtcaGATATTGGTGAGTTTGGAAGCATTTGCagattgacacactcaacctgtttgaccgggtTAGGATCAAGTCCTGGGGTAGGACTCGAATCCAGAGATTCTGGCTCAGAGGCCTCGAGCAGCTGATGAATGGTGGCCATAGCTCCCACAATCCCCGCGGCCCAGAAACCGCTCTATCCAACTGGCTCATTGCGCTGAGTGCGCATGCTCCAGGGGCAGCCTGCCGCGGGGCATTCTGGGTGGCTCTTTTCCGAGTTGGAGGGAACTGGGTGCAGATGGGCTGTAGTAAACTGGTAAGGATATGGCATCCCAGAGGGAGCGATGTAGCCGGCTCTGGACGGGAAGAGTTTATCAACTCCTGAGTGAAGGCCGCCAACCCTAAATAAgaccctccggtagcgagtttgtgGCTTTGGGTAATGTGCCTGGGGTCAAACTCGGGTGAGCGGCCGCCATGTAGGTTCAACGAGGAGAAGAGCGCATGCGCAGGCATCAGGGTGACGTAAGAGAGAATGGGCAGGACTTTAGAGTCTGTTTTCCAACTGGGTCGTAGTGCCCGGAACAAAAAGTAACAGAATAGTTTAAAATTATTAATTAGCGGcactgtggttggcactgctgcctcacagcgacagagaCTCGGATTCGAATCGGAGCTTGGGTGGCTGacgttgtgaagtttgcacattctccctgtgtctgcgtgggtttcttccggtgctctcctgttctcccacaacccaaacatctgcaggttcggtggggttatgggggtgtgggcttaggcaggatgCACTTTGAGAAGGTCAGCTTTACTGCACAGAGGGGTATGGGCTAGTCGGAGCGGAGGATCTGCTCCTGATCTGTTGAAAACACCAATTTCTAGATCCAGATGGGGGAGAATGTAGGGCTTCCTCTGGCTGCTGGCCTCTCTTCTGTGGTCTTGTCCATGTTCAGGTGGCCCTGGAGTGGGACCATGAGTTGTCCACCAGTACGCTTGATACCTTCCACAACTGTTGTTACCTCAGGGTGCAGAGTGTTTCTGAGACACTGAAAGCAACATTCTGGTTTAGTTAAAAAAACTTTCCTTTGTactttttcaaaatttagagtacccaattcttttttttccaattaaggggaaatttagtgcggccaatccacctaccctgcacatcttttttgggttgtggggataagacccatgcagatacaaggaatatgtacaaactccacatgaacagtgacccggggccgggatcgaacctgggtcctcagcgcagtgaggcagcattgctaaccaccgtgccgtcctaTCTTTCCTTTGTTTTTGTTGGGATTTTGTTTTCTTTTACTTTGATTGGGCAACATATTTGGGGAAACAAGAGAGGAACGAATATTCCACAGAAATTAGAACTATTTGTTCTgaatttcataagaacataagaactaggagcaggagtaggccatctggcccctcgagcctgctccgccatttaatgagatcatggctgatctttgtggactcagctctactctccggcccctacaccatatccccgaatccctttattctttagaaaggtatctatccttttcttaaaaacgtttaaagaaggagcctcaactgcttcactgggcaaggaattccagagattcacaaccctttgggtgaagaagttcctcctacactccgtcctaaatctacctccccttattttgaggctatgccccctagttctgctttccccgaccagtggaaacaacctgcccgcatctatcctatctattcccttcataattttatatgtctcaataagatcccccgcatccttctaaactccaatgagtacagtcccagtctactcaacctctcatcataatctaatcccttcaactctgggatcaacctagtgaatctcctctgcactccctccagtgccaatatgtcctttctcaggaaaggagaccaaaactgaacacaatactccagatgcgacctcaccaacaccctatacaattgcagcataacctcactagtcttgaactccatccctctagcaatgaaagacaaaacttgattcgCCTTcttgaatcacctgttgcacctgcacaccaacattttgcgactcgtgcaccagcacaccctctgcacagcagcatgttttaacatcttaccgtttaaataataatcattctgctgttattcctcccaaaatggacagcctcacacttggcaacattgaattccatctgccagaccctagcccattcacctaacctagccaaatccttctgcagacttccggtatcctctgcactttttgctttaccactcatcttagtgtcgtctgcaaactttgacacattgcacttggtcccaactccaaatcgtctatgtaaattgtgaacaactgcgggcccaacactgatccttgagggaccccactagttacaggttgccaaccagagaaacacccatttatccccacactctgctttctgttagttaaccaatcttctacccatgctaccactttaccctcaatgccatgcatctttagtttatgcagcaaccttttgtgtggcaccttgtcaaaagctttctggaaatccagatattcgtttctttggaatgaaagtgatactGACACtgtcaactccttttacaggggattggaaGGAGAGGATTTGACACGgtcatcaggatctgaatatcatcagcttttgaatgtggaaggagaaatgtttgtctgttctgtctgtgggaaaggaTCGGAGACATCATTGTGACTGACAAGCACCGAGACCCCCACAACACCCGAGTGAGAATGTTCCAGTGATCTGACTGAAAAGAACTTTAATCagctacacagcctgaaaaaacatcgcaccattcacagtggggagagacttgtttttttaatttgttcatgggatgtgggcattgctggttgtggaagcatttattgcccatccctgagggcatttaagtcaaccacattgctatggatctggagtcatatgtaggccagacctgaaggacatcagtgaaccagatgagtttttacaacaattgacaatggtttcatggtcatcattagacttttaattccagatcattattgaattcaattttcaccatctgccacagtgggatttgaacctgggtcccgagagcattaccctgggtctctagattattagtccagtgacaatacccctaCGTCACTGCCTTGGTAACACAAGGACGCCAACAgcatggggaaaccgtggaaatgtggtgactgtgggaagggattcaaatccCCATCAGGGCTGGAAATTCATCAACGTAGTCACACCAGGGAGAAGACTTTCAACTGCTCTGACTGTGGTAAAAGCTATAAGAATGCTGGGAATCTAATTattcatcaacgtattcacacaagAGAGAAGCTGTTTATCTGCTCCACCTGTGGAATGGAATTCACTTCAGCATCCAACCTAAcgtcgcaccagcgagttcacactggagagaaaccgtacgattgctctcagtgtgggaagagcttccggtcttcatccaacctcactgagcatctacgggttcacactggggaaagaccattccACTGCTCTGAGTGTGGGCAGAGATTCACTTGTTCTTCCCACCTCACTGATCACAAGCGtgtccacactggtgagaggccgttcatctgctccgtgtgtgggaagggatttattaaaTCGGCACACCTTCTCAGACACCAGCGTATTCACACtgaagagagaccgttcacctgcactgATTGTGGGAAGAATTTCACTAATCCATATAATCTCCGGGATCACCagctaattcacactggggagaaacctttTACCTGCACTGAGTGTAGGAAGGGATTTGCTTTGAAATCTCAGCTTCGGAGACataaacttgttcacactgatgagagaccattccaatgttctgactgtgagaagagctttaaaagcggaAGTGATTTGACAAAACACCAGCGACTCCATTCCGGGGAAAAGCCGTTCACCTGCCCCGTGTGTGGCAGAGGATTCACTCGGCCATCCAATCGTCTGGCACACCAGAGGGTTCAcatgtgattacagggattggattcctacaccaaggaatgaaccatgttcattttgaCAGTTCAGATTTATTTCCCTTGATGTTAAACCCCAGCCCAGTTAATGGGATTAACAGAATGGACATGAATTGCATTAAATGGACAGTGTTGGAATCCTGGATTTCTCTAAGATAAGAGGAGACTGATTGATATGCTCTTACCGACTGTTCCATTGTTGGATCTTTTCACCTTTGTTAAtggaagacttgtatttatatagcacctctcacaacttcaggatgtcccaaagtgctttacagacaatgaggttcttttgaaatatagtcactgttgtaatgtaggaaatgcggcagccagATTGTGTACAACAGGCTCCAACAAACACAAATAAgatgatggaaatactcagcaggtcaggcagcatctgtgaagcaagAAAGTGAGTTCAAAACAGAACTATGATTATGATCAGATTATCTGTTCAGTGCTCATCACCGAGGGCTTTATATTGAGCAGTTTACCCGAGAGAACTTCCTCCTTCGAAATATCATCAGCAGAACTTTAATGTCCAGCTGCAAGAGCAGATGGGGTTATATTGGAAGGTTTCCTCTGatagacagtgctgtattccctcagtacagtgctgtattccctctgtacagtactgtattccctctgtacagtgcagtattccctcagtacagtgctgtattccctctgtacagtgctgtattccctctgtacagtgctgtattccctcagtacagtgcagtattctctcagtacagtgctgtattccctctgtacagtgctgtattccctcagtacagtgctgtattccctcagtacagtgcagtattccctcagtacagtgctgtattccctcagtacagtgctgtattccctcagtacagtgcagtattccctcagtacagtgcagtattccctcagtacagtgcagtattccctcagtacagtgcagtattccctcagtacagtgctgtattccctcagtacagtgctgtattcccttagtacagtgctgtattccctcagtacagtgctgtattccctcagtacagcattGGAATACCAGCCGGATTTTATGGTCAGGTTTCTGGAGCTGAAGTTGAACCCACATCCTCCtgactcagtgatgggaatgtaacCACTGAACAATAACACCTCATCATTAACTCGGGATTATTTCTGCTCTCACATTTTTGGTTGTTCTCCTGAACACATTAACCCATTGGGCTCTTGGACAAATCCAAGTGGATTCAACAGGTTTCCAGGGTTTGTGCTGATGCTGCAGCAAGAGATCGAGAAGGTTTTTATTTCTGAATTCAAGAACTGGCATCAAATATCACAACATGGTGACAATTTGAACTCAAGGCTTTGCCTTTCAAAGACTTTGGCCTTAACCATTTAGGCAATTTGTTACTTTCTGAGAGAAAGAGCTTGAGATGGGAGATATGCAACTTGCCGACAAATCAATTGCCAAGACTTCTGATTCTGACGTAAAAATACCATTTATAACCAGCAAGTTGGAGTAAGCTTTGCTGTAGAAGGGACTGTAGTTGGCCGATTAGTTGCCTGAATACCCTGTATTCTTTTTTAACCggttgcttgactatatttcatggcaataggcacttggcaaagcatgatggatatattagccttatttcagtcaagaagttctgcatgtaataggcagaaggtcagaccatgtaaacaagtgcacagctgcacattgttgctgacagcagacaattattattgtcCTTCGACTAGGAATTCAAGTTGTTTAactctgctcgcttttctgtctctgggcttatcaaaggaatgccttgtttttctaaatattgcttattgtaCCATATAAAGTACTGCCTTGCCTTTTGTAaagtggggacaattagaaggactaaTTAGAAGGCCTAATAgagtggtcactctaactccctccacaaactttgtgttaaataaaggacctttggcgaaaactcgaagCGCTGGTATATTTTTCCTCAACAATTGCCAAAATTGATGAAGTAAAATTATAGCTTTGCTATTTCAAACTTCAAAAGGGAAATTTATCTGAAGCTGAGGGGGATTATCAAATATTCAGAACAAAACCTGATGACAACCAGTCTGGGTGGTTCCCGGGAATCGGAAAAGAAGGTTTCCTCTGGGGAAATAAATTGAAGACTTAAACCCACCAGCCCCACAATACTGCAAATTGAATTTGAACTAATTTTGAAAATAAAAAACATCTAATCTGTTGATACCTGGAATCAAATTGAAATGTCTGATTCCTGTTTTATAGGTAGGAGTACTGGACAGTAACGTTTCTCTAAGCCTCATGAATGAGATATCTAATGGGATGTGTAAAATTGTAtaagaggaagtggttgagcacagGAATAAAGTTAAGGAAAAATAACCCCACTAAATGGGAATTGGAATAACTCACTGTGGGTGTAGTTCAGTGGAATATATCAATGTGGTATTGATGTATATTTTAATGAAAGGAAAGTGTAGATGAGACTCATAAATTGATGGCTCTCTTGGAGATGTTTGCATCGTTGTGGATAAACGTTCAAAGAGAATTGCATTTGATAAACTGGCCACTGCCCAAGACATTGACGCATTCAGGGGGAGGTGAGCAAAGATATTTACAGACACATATAAGTGGGACTAGGCAGTTTGTTTCAGTAGAAATGATTCATTTTCAGATGAGCTACATTTTATGTTTACTGAAGTAAGCTAATAAGATCAAGGAAGCCATTGTGAAACTAACATTTAAATGAAAAGGGCATTTTGTATTCAGCAATTGATCGGTTATATTAATCAATGATGTGTATTAATTATTCACTCATCAGAAACAAATTATTAAATAAGTAGTGTGCCTCAGTTGATTTTAATTGAAGATTTAATAATCTGCTAGTGGTTGTGTTAATAGACTTGGTTGTACCTAAAACTGTCTAAGCCTGTTTTAAATTCTATATTACAGCTTCTGTGAGAAGGAATGTATGATCTGATATGATCGTTAGCAACGAGTCTTCATTCCCTTGGTAACCTTATTTGGAACTGGAAGGTCACACAATGATGGGAGGGATACATTAAACATTCCCATTGTATCCCGATCTGCGACATTTACCCAAATGGTTAAAACCCAATCAAACCGATTCAGGTATGAAATTGACCAACCATTGAGTTCTATCCAGTTTATTCAAACTGAGGGAGGATCTACTTAGGTATTTAAAACCCGAG
This portion of the Scyliorhinus torazame isolate Kashiwa2021f chromosome 5, sScyTor2.1, whole genome shotgun sequence genome encodes:
- the LOC140418878 gene encoding uncharacterized protein: MGKPWKCGDCGKGFKSPSGLEIHQRSHTREKTFNCSDCGKSYKNAGNLIIHQRIHTREKLFICSTCGMEFTSASNLTSHQRVHTGEKPYDCSQCGKSFRSSSNLTEHLRVHTGERPFHCSECGQRFTCSSHLTDHKRVHTGERPFICSVCGKGFIKSAHLLRHQRIHTEERPFTCTDCGKNFTNPYNLRDHQLIHTGEKPFTCTECRKGFALKSQLRRHKLVHTDERPFQCSDCEKSFKSGSDLTKHQRLHSGEKPFTCPVCGRGFTRPSNRLAHQRVHM